In a single window of the Actinomycetota bacterium genome:
- a CDS encoding amino acid permease, whose amino-acid sequence MDTREPTEPELDRDTADLAKFGYKQELKRTLGTFSSFAIAFSYISPSTGIFTLYYLGLVAAGGLLFWTWPIVAAMQFVVALNFAELSSHYPVAGSVFQWTKYLAGRTYAWFTGWFYLFAGILTVASVCATLPISLLPALNQMFGWHLNTNLGSADQKITALVTLAVITLLNIYGVRLVAIISNTGVVFEILGMVVFAIILAALHNNQGVGVITKTGGLHVTFGLFLIAMFMSLYVIYGFDTASTLAEETRDPRREAPKAVLASVVGSFIIGAIFLWGTLMAIPNLGKAIAGFFGPAQVIDAVLSKGLSTVYLLVVSAAIFICCMSILTSTIRLGFGMARDNQLPGSRFLAKVNPRLHTPIWTCIAVGLLSAVPFIQFAGASSIAVGATASIYLSYFLGNIAVMRARTRGWPKVKAPFSLGRWGKVVNMVALLWGAAMLVNFLLPATGSSAFDPHANLRIFANPNALQTDYYVQGHQLVNFHVGFLNHIPLIELVIGVVLIVGAIYYIAVQRNKPFTPVTPPDEQVEPVAAVS is encoded by the coding sequence ATGGACACGCGGGAGCCGACGGAGCCCGAGCTCGACCGCGACACAGCGGACCTCGCCAAGTTCGGCTACAAGCAGGAGCTGAAACGTACCCTGGGCACGTTCAGCTCCTTCGCGATCGCGTTCAGCTACATCTCGCCGTCCACCGGCATCTTCACGCTGTACTACCTGGGCCTGGTCGCTGCGGGAGGTCTCCTGTTCTGGACCTGGCCAATCGTGGCGGCGATGCAGTTCGTGGTCGCGCTGAACTTCGCGGAGCTGTCCAGCCACTACCCCGTGGCCGGATCCGTCTTCCAGTGGACCAAGTACCTGGCGGGGCGAACCTATGCCTGGTTCACGGGGTGGTTCTACCTGTTCGCGGGCATCCTCACCGTGGCCTCGGTGTGCGCGACGCTCCCGATCTCGTTACTACCGGCGCTCAACCAGATGTTCGGCTGGCACCTCAACACCAACCTGGGCAGCGCGGACCAGAAGATCACCGCGCTGGTCACGCTCGCGGTCATCACCCTCTTGAACATCTACGGCGTGCGGCTCGTCGCGATCATCAGCAACACGGGCGTCGTGTTCGAGATCCTGGGCATGGTGGTCTTCGCCATCATCCTGGCCGCCCTCCACAACAACCAGGGCGTGGGCGTGATCACCAAGACCGGTGGCCTGCACGTCACGTTCGGCCTGTTCCTGATCGCCATGTTCATGAGCCTGTACGTGATCTACGGCTTCGACACAGCATCGACGCTGGCCGAGGAGACCCGAGATCCGAGGCGCGAGGCGCCCAAGGCAGTGCTGGCATCCGTCGTGGGCTCGTTCATCATCGGCGCCATCTTCCTGTGGGGAACGCTGATGGCCATCCCCAACCTGGGGAAGGCCATCGCCGGTTTCTTCGGCCCCGCGCAGGTCATCGATGCCGTGCTGTCCAAGGGGCTGTCGACCGTCTACCTGCTAGTCGTCTCGGCGGCCATCTTCATTTGCTGCATGTCGATCCTGACCTCGACCATCCGGCTGGGGTTCGGCATGGCCCGGGACAACCAGCTGCCGGGGTCGCGGTTCCTGGCGAAGGTCAACCCCAGGCTGCACACGCCCATCTGGACGTGCATCGCCGTGGGCCTCCTCTCGGCGGTGCCGTTCATCCAGTTCGCCGGAGCCAGCAGCATCGCCGTCGGGGCGACGGCCTCGATCTACCTCAGCTACTTCCTCGGGAACATCGCGGTCATGCGCGCCAGGACGCGCGGGTGGCCCAAGGTGAAGGCGCCGTTCTCGCTGGGGCGGTGGGGGAAGGTCGTCAACATGGTCGCGCTGCTGTGGGGCGCGGCGATGCTGGTGAACTTCCTGTTGCCGGCCACGGGATCCTCAGCCTTCGACCCACACGCGAACCTCCGGATCTTCGCCAACCCGAATGCCCTGCAGACCGACTACTACGTGCAGGGCCACCAGCTGGTGAACTTCCATGTCGGGTTCCTGAACCACATCCCGCTGATCGAGCTGGTCATCGGCGTGGTGTTGATCGTGGGCGCGATCTATTACATCGCGGTCCAGCGCAACAAGCCGTTCACGCCGGTGACGCCTCCGGACGAGCAGGTGGAGCCCGTGGCGGCGGTGTCATGA